From one Burkholderia latens genomic stretch:
- a CDS encoding APC family permease: protein MSQAGLRANRTSDVEATISHDSTGHTLHRGLTWKDAFWVTSGVPAGVLFTIGGVCTTIGQPAWAIWIAAITMGLIQSATYAEISGLFPHKSGGASVYGAIGWVRYSKLIAPVSVWCNWLAWSPMLALGCGLAASYALTSLFPANAAVLHWQFRVADLGFIKPGLSLRINATFIVATILLLITFKLQHSGASKAARTQRILGIASLTPLLIVGIVPFVTGDVPMSNLLPLLPLGHDAQGNVTAATFGSWNGQGVTMALGAMFMAGWASYGFETAVCYTREFRDPRRDTAKAIFWSGALCLVVMTLVPMAFQGALGTQAMLDPAIGDGTGVAAAMAKIVGGGAWVANAVVVMLMLSILLIVMTSMMGSSRTLYQASVDGWLPKYLSHVNEHGSPTRAMWTDLGFNLVLLMMSDYMTVLSISNVCYMLFVFLNLQSGWIHRMDRGNWERPFRCPTWLLVAGSICGYANLVYVGAGANLQGEGTLRNGLIAMLLIVPVFLYRHYWQDRGRFPAQMQRDMELEVPKRAMWLNLMPYAALVGAALTIWLSYYFAWVK, encoded by the coding sequence ATGAGTCAGGCAGGACTGCGTGCGAATCGCACCAGTGACGTTGAGGCAACCATCTCACATGATTCGACGGGCCACACGCTGCATCGTGGCCTGACCTGGAAAGACGCTTTTTGGGTAACGAGCGGTGTGCCGGCAGGCGTGCTGTTCACGATCGGCGGCGTATGCACGACGATCGGCCAGCCCGCGTGGGCGATCTGGATCGCCGCGATCACGATGGGGCTAATTCAAAGCGCGACTTATGCGGAAATATCGGGGCTATTTCCCCATAAATCGGGCGGCGCGTCGGTGTATGGCGCGATCGGCTGGGTCCGTTACAGCAAGCTGATTGCCCCGGTTTCCGTGTGGTGCAACTGGCTCGCATGGTCGCCGATGCTCGCGCTCGGCTGCGGCCTCGCGGCGAGCTACGCACTCACGAGTCTCTTTCCCGCCAATGCGGCGGTGCTGCACTGGCAGTTCAGGGTGGCGGATCTCGGTTTCATCAAGCCAGGTCTGTCGCTGCGAATCAACGCGACGTTCATCGTCGCGACGATTCTGCTTCTCATCACGTTCAAGCTTCAGCACAGTGGCGCGTCGAAGGCAGCGCGCACGCAGCGCATTCTCGGCATTGCATCGCTGACACCGCTCCTGATCGTCGGCATCGTGCCGTTCGTCACCGGCGACGTGCCGATGTCGAATCTGCTGCCGCTGCTGCCGCTCGGTCACGATGCCCAAGGCAACGTGACGGCCGCGACGTTCGGCTCGTGGAACGGGCAGGGCGTCACGATGGCGCTCGGCGCGATGTTCATGGCCGGCTGGGCGTCGTATGGCTTCGAGACGGCCGTCTGCTACACGCGCGAATTCCGCGATCCGCGACGCGACACCGCGAAGGCGATCTTCTGGTCCGGTGCGCTGTGTCTGGTCGTGATGACGCTGGTGCCGATGGCATTCCAGGGTGCGCTCGGCACGCAGGCAATGCTCGATCCGGCGATCGGCGACGGCACCGGCGTTGCGGCCGCGATGGCGAAAATCGTCGGCGGCGGCGCATGGGTCGCGAACGCTGTCGTCGTGATGCTGATGCTGTCGATCCTGCTGATCGTGATGACGTCGATGATGGGCTCGTCGCGCACGTTGTATCAGGCATCGGTCGACGGATGGCTGCCGAAGTACCTGTCGCACGTGAACGAGCACGGCTCGCCGACGCGCGCGATGTGGACCGATCTCGGCTTCAACCTCGTGTTGCTGATGATGTCGGACTACATGACGGTGCTGTCGATCTCGAACGTCTGCTACATGCTGTTCGTATTCCTGAACCTGCAGTCGGGCTGGATCCACCGGATGGATCGCGGCAACTGGGAGCGGCCGTTCCGCTGCCCGACGTGGCTGCTCGTCGCCGGTTCGATCTGCGGCTACGCGAACCTCGTTTATGTCGGCGCGGGCGCGAACCTGCAGGGCGAAGGCACGCTGCGCAACGGGCTGATCGCGATGCTGCTGATCGTGCCGGTATTCCTGTATCGCCACTACTGGCAGGATCGCGGCCGCTTCCCCGCTCAGATGCAGCGCGACATGGAACTCGAAGTGCCGAAGCGCGCGATGTGGCTGAACCTGATGCCGTACGCGGCGCTGGTCGGCGCGGCGCTCACGATCTGGCTGTCGTACTACTTCGCGTGGGTGAAATAG
- a CDS encoding glycine betaine ABC transporter substrate-binding protein: MKLFGKMLWSGALSAMVALSASALADTKPTLKIGYVEGWDDSVATSNVAARVIEKKLGYQVQLVPVAAGIMWQGVARGDLDATLSAWLPVTHGSYWSEYKSKVVDVGANFPDAKIGLIVPDYVKAKSIEDLNAEKSSFGGRIVGIDAGAGVMRKTDEAIKNYGLSYTLMPSSGSAMTAELSRSVGANKPVIVTGWAPHWMFAKWKLRFLDDPKKVFGGAEHVDSVVNPQLETKAKPVVAFLKKFQWKPGEIDSVMLAIQNGSKPEAAADAWIAAHADRVNSWTEGAQ, translated from the coding sequence ATGAAACTGTTCGGAAAAATGCTATGGAGTGGTGCCCTGTCGGCGATGGTGGCACTGAGCGCGTCCGCGCTTGCCGATACGAAACCGACGCTGAAAATCGGTTACGTCGAAGGATGGGACGACAGCGTCGCGACGTCGAACGTCGCGGCCCGCGTGATCGAGAAGAAGCTCGGTTACCAGGTCCAGCTCGTGCCGGTGGCTGCCGGGATCATGTGGCAGGGCGTCGCGCGCGGCGACCTCGACGCGACGCTGTCGGCATGGCTGCCGGTCACGCACGGCTCGTACTGGAGCGAGTACAAGAGCAAGGTCGTCGACGTCGGCGCAAACTTTCCGGACGCGAAGATCGGCCTGATCGTTCCCGACTACGTGAAGGCGAAGAGCATCGAGGATCTGAACGCCGAGAAGAGCAGCTTCGGCGGCCGGATCGTCGGCATCGACGCCGGTGCCGGCGTGATGCGCAAGACCGACGAGGCGATCAAGAACTACGGGCTGAGCTACACGCTGATGCCGAGCTCGGGCAGTGCGATGACGGCCGAGCTGTCGCGCTCGGTGGGCGCGAACAAGCCGGTCATCGTGACCGGGTGGGCGCCGCACTGGATGTTCGCGAAGTGGAAGCTGCGCTTCCTCGACGATCCGAAGAAGGTATTCGGCGGTGCGGAGCACGTCGACAGCGTCGTCAATCCGCAGCTCGAAACGAAGGCGAAGCCGGTCGTTGCGTTCCTGAAGAAGTTCCAGTGGAAGCCGGGTGAAATCGACAGCGTGATGCTGGCGATCCAGAACGGCTCGAAGCCGGAAGCGGCAGCGGATGCATGGATTGCCGCGCATGCGGACCGCGTGAATTCGTGGACTGAAGGCGCGCAGTAA
- a CDS encoding hybrid-cluster NAD(P)-dependent oxidoreductase, whose product MMRDAANFEPADSRVTHPAFWNALPERWTSDVEETLLCCHVRQETHDVKSFFFRSPQGRAFSFEPGQFITLELDIDGETINRCYTISSSPARPHTISITVKRVPGGKVSNWLHDNLQPGASVRVLGPAGEFTCARHPARKYLFLSAGSGVTPLMSMSRAHHDLAEDRDILFVHSARTPDDIIFARELDLIASNHANFRTSFVVERVGARTNWPGVTGFLTLPLLKLIAPDFMEREIFTCGPAPYMKAVRDLLDEAGFDRKRYHEESFSFETLAQTASDEVLAELVPAAGGDDVATKQYTVSFAKSNREISCGSEQHVLDAARQSGVRLPASCTQGMCGTCKVKLVSGQVEMKHNGGIRQREIDQGMVLLCCSKPLSDLVIDK is encoded by the coding sequence ATGATGCGAGATGCGGCCAATTTCGAGCCGGCGGACAGCCGGGTCACCCACCCGGCGTTCTGGAACGCGCTTCCCGAGCGCTGGACGAGCGACGTCGAGGAAACGCTGCTGTGCTGCCACGTCCGGCAGGAAACCCACGACGTGAAGAGCTTCTTCTTCCGTTCGCCGCAAGGCCGCGCGTTCTCGTTCGAGCCCGGGCAGTTCATCACGCTCGAGCTCGACATCGACGGCGAGACGATCAACCGGTGCTACACGATCTCGTCGTCGCCGGCACGGCCGCACACGATCTCGATCACGGTGAAGCGCGTGCCGGGCGGCAAGGTATCGAACTGGCTGCACGACAACCTGCAGCCGGGCGCGTCGGTTCGCGTGCTCGGCCCGGCCGGCGAATTCACGTGCGCTCGGCATCCGGCGCGCAAGTACCTGTTCCTGTCGGCAGGCTCGGGTGTCACGCCGCTGATGTCGATGAGCCGTGCGCACCACGATCTCGCCGAAGACCGCGACATCCTGTTCGTGCACAGCGCCCGCACGCCGGACGACATCATCTTCGCGCGCGAGCTCGACCTGATCGCGTCGAATCACGCGAACTTCCGCACGTCGTTCGTCGTCGAGCGCGTCGGCGCGCGCACGAACTGGCCGGGCGTCACGGGCTTCCTGACGCTGCCGCTGCTGAAGCTGATCGCACCGGATTTCATGGAGCGCGAGATCTTCACGTGCGGCCCGGCGCCATACATGAAGGCGGTGCGCGACCTGCTCGACGAAGCCGGGTTCGACCGCAAGCGTTATCACGAGGAAAGCTTCTCGTTCGAAACGCTCGCGCAGACCGCGAGCGACGAGGTGCTCGCCGAACTCGTGCCGGCTGCCGGCGGCGACGACGTCGCGACGAAGCAGTACACGGTCAGCTTCGCGAAGAGCAACCGCGAAATTTCCTGCGGCTCCGAGCAGCACGTGCTCGACGCGGCGCGCCAGTCGGGCGTGCGGCTGCCGGCATCGTGCACGCAGGGCATGTGCGGCACCTGCAAGGTGAAGCTCGTGTCGGGGCAGGTCGAGATGAAGCACAACGGCGGTATCCGCCAGCGCGAGATCGATCAGGGGATGGTGCTGCTGTGCTGCAGCAAGCCGCTGTCGGATCTGGTGATCGACAAGTAG
- a CDS encoding aromatic ring-hydroxylating oxygenase subunit alpha, whose protein sequence is MKVSADIRALIERRKAGYSLEAPFYTSEEIFALDMEAIFRQHWIQVAVEPDIPEPGDYVTVELGSDSILIVRDDDMEIRAFHNVCRHRGARLCNEDKGSVGNIVCPYHSWTYNLTGQLMFAEHMGEQFDRCKHSLKSVHVQNLAGLIFVCLAEEPPADFAQLRAEMEPYLLPHDLPNTKIAAQVDIIEEGNWKLTMENNRECYHCVANHPELTISLYEYGFGYQRSEANAEGMDAFAETCVRRGKEWAEMGLPSAEIEKLLDVTGFRTQRLPLDRSGESQTLDAKVASKKLLGKFDQADLGGLSFWTQPNSWHHFMSDHIVTFSVIPLSAGKTLVRTKWLVHKDAKEGIDYDVKNLTAVWNATNDQDRALVEFSQRGATSSAYEPGPYSPYTEGLVEKFSAWYIGRLAAQTGA, encoded by the coding sequence ATGAAAGTATCGGCAGACATTCGTGCACTGATCGAACGCCGCAAGGCAGGCTACAGCCTCGAGGCGCCGTTCTACACGAGCGAGGAGATTTTCGCCCTCGACATGGAGGCGATTTTCCGCCAGCACTGGATCCAGGTCGCGGTTGAACCGGACATTCCGGAGCCGGGCGACTACGTGACCGTCGAACTGGGCAGCGACTCGATCCTGATCGTGCGCGACGACGACATGGAAATCCGCGCGTTCCACAACGTGTGCCGCCACCGCGGCGCGCGCCTGTGCAACGAAGACAAGGGCTCGGTCGGCAACATCGTGTGCCCGTACCACAGCTGGACCTACAACCTGACGGGCCAGCTGATGTTCGCCGAGCACATGGGCGAGCAGTTCGACCGCTGCAAGCACAGCCTGAAGTCGGTGCACGTGCAGAATCTCGCGGGCCTGATCTTCGTGTGCCTCGCGGAAGAACCGCCGGCCGACTTCGCGCAACTGCGCGCCGAGATGGAGCCGTATCTGCTGCCGCACGATCTGCCGAACACGAAGATCGCCGCGCAGGTCGACATCATCGAGGAAGGCAACTGGAAGCTCACGATGGAGAACAACCGCGAGTGCTATCACTGCGTCGCGAACCATCCGGAGCTGACGATCTCGCTGTATGAATACGGCTTCGGCTATCAGCGCTCCGAAGCGAACGCCGAAGGCATGGACGCGTTCGCTGAAACGTGCGTGCGCCGCGGCAAGGAGTGGGCCGAGATGGGCCTGCCGTCCGCCGAAATCGAAAAGCTGCTCGACGTGACGGGCTTCCGTACGCAGCGCCTGCCGCTCGATCGCAGCGGCGAATCGCAGACGCTCGACGCGAAGGTTGCGTCGAAGAAGCTGCTCGGCAAGTTCGATCAGGCCGACCTCGGCGGCCTGTCGTTCTGGACGCAGCCCAACTCGTGGCACCACTTCATGAGCGATCACATCGTGACGTTCTCGGTGATTCCGCTGTCGGCGGGCAAGACGCTCGTGCGCACCAAGTGGCTCGTGCACAAGGACGCGAAGGAAGGCATCGACTACGACGTGAAGAACCTGACGGCCGTGTGGAACGCGACCAACGACCAGGATCGCGCGCTCGTCGAATTCTCGCAGCGCGGCGCGACCAGCAGCGCGTACGAACCGGGCCCGTATTCGCCGTACACGGAAGGTCTCGTCGAAAAATTCTCGGCCTGGTACATCGGCCGGCTCGCCGCACAAACCGGCGCGTAG
- a CDS encoding electron transfer flavoprotein subunit beta/FixA family protein has protein sequence MNAPRQLQRIAVLVSVGRHPVSGAARYSRNDAAALEAGRQLAERHRAQLDVIHAGDPANEALAEYLALGARQVEVLACRDGDDAVHAIAARVDGYDLVLTGTRAEGAYDTGMLPYRVAAALGYPLVGSAVDVAVDGGRAAVRQFLPKGLRRRVDAALPAVVAVHPLANVAPRYAYARLRAGAIRPALASTGADADAAAWKVGPIERKPVKLVAAEKRSGHARMLSATTTESRGGNVVNEGSSVEKAQVILAYLREHQLIDY, from the coding sequence ATGAACGCCCCTCGCCAGTTGCAACGTATCGCGGTGCTCGTGTCCGTGGGCCGGCACCCGGTCAGCGGCGCCGCGCGTTACAGCCGCAACGACGCGGCCGCGCTCGAAGCCGGCCGCCAGCTCGCGGAGCGGCATCGTGCGCAGCTCGACGTGATCCATGCGGGCGACCCCGCGAATGAAGCGCTCGCCGAATACCTTGCGCTCGGCGCGCGCCAGGTCGAAGTGCTGGCCTGCCGCGACGGCGACGATGCCGTGCACGCGATCGCCGCACGCGTCGACGGCTACGACCTCGTGCTGACCGGCACGCGCGCAGAGGGCGCGTACGACACCGGGATGCTGCCGTATCGCGTCGCCGCGGCGCTCGGCTATCCGCTCGTCGGCTCGGCCGTCGACGTGGCGGTCGACGGCGGCCGCGCGGCGGTCCGGCAATTCTTGCCGAAAGGGCTGCGGCGGCGCGTCGACGCCGCTCTGCCGGCCGTGGTAGCGGTCCATCCGCTCGCGAACGTGGCGCCGCGCTACGCGTACGCGCGCCTGCGGGCCGGCGCGATCCGCCCGGCGCTCGCGTCGACCGGCGCGGATGCCGATGCGGCCGCGTGGAAGGTCGGGCCGATCGAGCGTAAACCCGTAAAGCTGGTCGCGGCCGAGAAGCGCTCCGGGCATGCACGCATGCTGTCCGCGACGACGACCGAAAGCCGCGGCGGCAACGTCGTAAATGAAGGGAGTTCGGTCGAAAAAGCACAAGTGATCCTCGCGTATTTGCGCGAGCATCAGCTCATCGACTACTGA
- a CDS encoding electron transfer flavoprotein subunit alpha/FixB family protein — protein MNTIKRIDPRRPFIITAAGLKRITLGEEGSADASAAQWAAHGHGAAAAKPRRAVQDPKHVMLVVAHAERGALDEHARQVIAAAAILADAQTEVALLVFGELKDDAAELGVDKLIELAGFDRRAFAPESELQALQACAAALAPKHVFVPDNATGDGDLGRRYAAAAGASVATHVVEIDAKHVGAYAHAGRAFATRGLPDVILLAQNAVEAKLPFVGAGERLAADFIRPAAGAVQPYRDLGLDEIDAAQVALEEADFIVSAGNGVSDIAAFERLAGAFGAAIGASRVAVDNGHFTRDKQVGATGKTVEASVYIAFGISGAVQHLQGIKDCRHVIAVNLDGSAPIAKRANLTVVGDAQATIAALIEQVQAARAARGQSPAVVGSRETEGVAA, from the coding sequence ATGAACACGATCAAACGAATCGATCCGCGCCGGCCGTTCATCATCACGGCCGCCGGGCTCAAGCGCATCACGCTCGGCGAGGAAGGCAGCGCCGATGCGAGCGCCGCGCAGTGGGCCGCGCACGGCCACGGCGCCGCGGCCGCGAAGCCGCGCCGCGCGGTGCAGGACCCGAAGCACGTGATGCTGGTGGTCGCGCATGCCGAACGCGGCGCGCTCGACGAGCATGCGCGGCAGGTAATTGCCGCCGCCGCGATACTCGCCGACGCGCAGACGGAAGTCGCGCTGCTGGTATTCGGCGAGCTGAAGGATGACGCCGCCGAACTCGGCGTCGACAAGCTGATCGAGCTCGCGGGCTTCGACCGCCGCGCGTTCGCGCCCGAAAGCGAATTGCAGGCATTGCAGGCATGCGCGGCAGCGCTGGCGCCAAAGCACGTGTTCGTGCCCGACAACGCGACCGGCGACGGCGATCTCGGCCGGCGTTATGCCGCGGCGGCCGGCGCGAGCGTCGCGACCCACGTGGTCGAGATCGACGCGAAGCATGTCGGCGCATACGCGCACGCCGGGCGCGCATTCGCGACGCGCGGCTTGCCGGACGTGATCCTGCTCGCGCAGAACGCGGTCGAGGCGAAGCTGCCGTTCGTCGGCGCGGGCGAACGCCTGGCCGCCGACTTCATCCGGCCGGCCGCCGGCGCGGTGCAGCCGTACCGCGATCTCGGCCTCGACGAAATCGACGCGGCGCAGGTCGCGCTGGAGGAGGCCGACTTCATCGTGTCGGCGGGCAACGGCGTGTCGGACATCGCCGCGTTCGAGCGGCTCGCCGGCGCATTCGGCGCGGCGATCGGCGCGAGCCGCGTGGCGGTCGACAACGGTCACTTCACGCGCGACAAGCAGGTCGGCGCCACCGGCAAGACGGTCGAAGCGAGCGTGTACATCGCGTTCGGCATCTCCGGCGCGGTGCAGCACTTGCAGGGGATCAAGGACTGCCGCCACGTGATCGCGGTGAACCTCGACGGCAGCGCGCCGATCGCGAAGCGCGCGAACCTGACGGTGGTGGGCGACGCGCAGGCGACGATCGCCGCGCTGATCGAACAGGTGCAGGCCGCGCGCGCGGCGCGCGGGCAATCGCCGGCTGTTGTCGGCAGCCGTGAAACGGAAGGAGTCGCAGCATGA
- a CDS encoding (Fe-S)-binding protein has translation MNPAFLITALLWLSVAGLAFAVAKRSSYWRLGRATAPGSFGVANLFAIPKRYFVDLHHVVARDPYIAKTHVATAGGAIAALALVFVNYGLAIYSPWLDKLIFLAALAMLAGVVFVWRRRAAKDVPARLSRGPWNALPWLLGSFALGLVLFVVVPAGVMSGAFAVLCALLIGAGAFTMTIGAAKGGPMKHAIAGLLHLAFHPRQERFAATRESFTGNGTATPPTALKLPDIEHEEYGVAKPVEFRWNQLLSFDACVQCGKCEAACPAFASGQPLNPKKLIQDLVVGMAGGTDAAYAGSPTPGLAVGQHRGEPNGPIVSGLIEEQTLWSCTTCRACVQECPMLIEHVDAIVDMRRNRTLVHGTVPGKGQEVLANLRETGTMGGYDTAARYDWSVDLNAPVAQPGKPVDVLIVAGEGAFDMRYQRTLRAFVKVLNKAGVDYAVLGATETDTGDVARRLGDEATFQQMAKRLIGTLGSLSYKQIVTADPHVMHSLRNEYRALGLRVTVKHHTTYMAELADSGKIAPKAVDALLEKRTTYHDPCYLGRYNGETESPRKLLKTIGIQVVEMERNGMRGRCCGGGGGAPLTDIPGKQRIPDIRIADARAIGADVVAVGCPNCTAMLEGVVGPRPDVLDVAELVAASLE, from the coding sequence ATGAACCCGGCTTTCCTCATTACCGCACTGCTGTGGCTGTCGGTGGCGGGGCTCGCGTTCGCGGTCGCGAAGCGCTCGTCCTACTGGCGTCTCGGGCGCGCGACGGCGCCGGGCTCGTTCGGCGTCGCGAACCTGTTCGCGATTCCGAAGCGCTATTTCGTCGACCTGCACCACGTCGTGGCTCGCGATCCCTACATCGCGAAGACCCACGTGGCGACCGCGGGCGGCGCGATCGCCGCGCTCGCACTGGTGTTCGTCAACTATGGCCTCGCGATCTATTCGCCGTGGCTCGACAAGCTGATCTTCCTCGCGGCGCTCGCGATGCTTGCCGGCGTGGTGTTCGTGTGGCGCCGCCGCGCGGCGAAGGACGTGCCGGCCCGGCTGTCGCGCGGCCCGTGGAACGCGCTGCCGTGGCTGCTCGGCTCGTTCGCGCTCGGCCTCGTGCTGTTCGTGGTGGTGCCGGCCGGCGTGATGTCGGGTGCGTTCGCGGTGCTCTGCGCGCTGCTGATCGGCGCCGGCGCATTCACGATGACCATCGGCGCCGCGAAGGGCGGCCCGATGAAGCACGCGATCGCCGGGTTGCTGCACCTCGCATTCCATCCGCGCCAGGAACGCTTCGCGGCGACCCGCGAATCGTTCACGGGCAACGGCACGGCCACGCCGCCGACCGCGCTCAAGCTGCCGGACATCGAGCACGAAGAATACGGCGTCGCGAAGCCCGTCGAATTCCGCTGGAATCAACTGCTGAGCTTCGACGCGTGCGTTCAGTGCGGCAAGTGCGAAGCCGCGTGTCCCGCATTCGCGTCGGGCCAGCCGCTGAATCCGAAGAAGCTGATCCAGGATCTCGTCGTCGGGATGGCGGGCGGCACCGATGCCGCGTATGCGGGCAGCCCGACGCCGGGCCTCGCGGTCGGCCAGCATCGCGGCGAGCCGAACGGCCCGATCGTGTCCGGCCTGATCGAGGAGCAGACACTGTGGTCGTGCACCACCTGCCGCGCGTGCGTGCAGGAGTGCCCGATGCTGATCGAGCACGTGGATGCGATCGTCGACATGCGCCGCAACCGCACGCTCGTGCACGGGACGGTGCCGGGCAAGGGACAGGAAGTGCTGGCGAACCTGCGCGAGACCGGCACGATGGGCGGCTACGACACGGCGGCGCGCTACGACTGGTCGGTCGACCTGAATGCACCGGTCGCGCAGCCGGGCAAACCGGTCGACGTGTTGATCGTCGCGGGTGAAGGCGCGTTCGACATGCGTTACCAGCGCACGCTGCGTGCGTTCGTGAAGGTGCTGAACAAGGCGGGCGTCGATTACGCGGTGCTGGGTGCGACCGAGACCGACACCGGCGACGTCGCACGCCGCCTCGGCGACGAAGCGACGTTCCAGCAGATGGCGAAGCGCCTGATCGGCACGCTCGGCTCGCTGTCGTACAAGCAAATCGTGACGGCGGACCCTCATGTGATGCACAGCCTGCGCAACGAATATCGCGCGTTGGGGCTGCGTGTGACGGTCAAGCATCACACGACGTACATGGCGGAACTGGCCGACAGCGGCAAGATCGCGCCGAAGGCGGTCGACGCGCTGCTCGAAAAACGTACCACGTATCACGATCCGTGCTATCTCGGCCGCTACAACGGCGAGACGGAATCGCCGCGCAAGCTGCTGAAGACGATCGGCATCCAGGTCGTCGAGATGGAGCGCAACGGCATGCGCGGCCGCTGCTGCGGCGGTGGCGGCGGTGCGCCGCTGACCGACATCCCGGGCAAGCAGCGTATTCCCGACATCCGCATCGCCGACGCGCGCGCGATCGGCGCGGACGTGGTCGCAGTCGGATGCCCGAACTGTACGGCGATGCTCGAAGGCGTCGTGGGCCCGCGCCCGGACGTGCTCGACGTGGCCGAACTCGTTGCCGCCTCGCTGGAGTGA